Proteins from one Pseudobdellovibrionaceae bacterium genomic window:
- a CDS encoding CpaF family protein has translation MMDFRFENSFYVALNEIEKRVADLPIEEFSGLADRTLKSRGLKIGEVIRAACANLAPETRPRALSEFEGFGALDELLEQEDITEILVNGWDNIWFERGGKLARHPDRFASPMSYRHVLERLGDEARLHLSVERPMAQGKLRGFRVQMIGAELTQDQTVLSLRRHPKNPWTFESLAESGWARPEAFAILQDWIRNHVNFLVVGPTGSGKTSIANACLQRTEPNERALLLEDTQELALPNDVSQRLLTRQDPQGILPEIPMSELVRQSLRLRPDRLVLGEIRSAEAKDFLMALSTGHGGSFGTIHASSAHQALIRLEMLVQLGAPHWGLGAIRRLIYLSLQGVAVVGRNDKGERRLQGLFRISSLEENGLLVERLFDANEGAGASRGWA, from the coding sequence ATGATGGACTTCCGCTTTGAAAATTCATTTTACGTCGCGCTGAACGAAATCGAAAAACGCGTCGCGGATCTTCCCATCGAGGAATTTTCGGGACTGGCGGACCGCACGCTGAAAAGTCGCGGGCTGAAGATCGGCGAAGTGATTCGCGCGGCGTGCGCGAACCTCGCCCCCGAGACTCGGCCCCGCGCCCTTTCCGAATTCGAAGGTTTCGGCGCTTTGGACGAGCTGCTGGAGCAAGAGGACATCACCGAAATTTTGGTGAACGGTTGGGACAATATCTGGTTCGAGCGTGGCGGCAAGCTCGCACGGCATCCGGATCGTTTCGCCTCGCCGATGAGTTATCGTCACGTGCTCGAGCGACTGGGCGACGAGGCCCGCCTGCATCTGAGCGTCGAGCGACCGATGGCGCAGGGAAAACTGCGCGGCTTTCGCGTGCAGATGATCGGCGCGGAACTCACGCAGGACCAGACGGTGCTCAGCCTACGGCGTCACCCGAAGAACCCGTGGACCTTCGAAAGTTTGGCGGAAAGCGGCTGGGCGCGGCCCGAAGCCTTCGCGATTCTGCAGGACTGGATTCGCAATCACGTCAACTTCCTGGTCGTCGGTCCCACGGGCTCGGGCAAGACCTCGATCGCCAATGCGTGTTTGCAGCGAACGGAACCGAACGAGCGGGCGCTGCTGCTCGAAGACACCCAAGAGCTCGCGCTGCCGAATGACGTCAGCCAGCGCCTGCTCACGCGCCAAGATCCCCAAGGTATCTTGCCCGAGATTCCGATGTCGGAGCTGGTCCGCCAAAGTCTGCGTTTGCGTCCGGATCGTTTGGTGCTGGGGGAAATCCGCTCCGCCGAAGCCAAAGACTTTTTGATGGCGCTGTCCACGGGACACGGTGGCAGCTTCGGCACGATTCACGCTTCGAGCGCGCACCAGGCGCTCATTCGGCTCGAGATGCTCGTGCAGCTGGGCGCTCCCCACTGGGGCCTCGGCGCGATTCGCCGGTTGATCTACCTCAGCCTGCAAGGAGTCGCGGTGGTCGGTCGCAACGACAAAGGGGAGCGTCGCCTGCAAGGTCTTTTCCGGATCAGTTCGCTGGAGGAAAACGGTCTTCTGGTCGAGCGCCTCTTCGACGCGAACGAAGGCGCGGGCGCGAGTCGCGGCTGGGCGTGA
- a CDS encoding type II and III secretion system protein, with protein MASIAHILGFLLLTPVPAEAAAPIEEPALVLTVGESRKIPLRPGETAGIQVEKTDALKVVPIPGGLRLIGRKPGAADIQTPSRRVRVSVLGQRQAESHRLLEAWARRNPGLRVEIDRGEVVLGGRAFSPRSWLGIPEVCPRCEFVARFEIPMEREDDFRRELGRLLRRRALPEPALRLRPQLAWSIAKTKASAPLKQLGNALGIDLIAEDDAVEIAPLVRTQIFVMEVRREFTRKYGISWPGSINAQVIPGGDTTLAPLGFSAQALENEGVARVLASPTILCRSGEQAEFLAGGEFPIKMLNYHAQDVVWKKYGIMMKVKPKADRWGRMSLTLETEISSIDPSRTVDGVPGLFTNRVSSHFDLEESATIAISGLIKNEDGKALQGLPGLARLPILGALFGSHEFRENRTELVIFVRPEVVDLKAERSEGK; from the coding sequence ATGGCCAGCATCGCCCACATCCTTGGTTTCTTACTTTTGACTCCCGTCCCCGCCGAAGCCGCGGCTCCCATCGAGGAGCCCGCCCTGGTTCTCACCGTGGGCGAGAGTCGCAAGATTCCGCTCCGCCCGGGTGAAACCGCAGGCATCCAGGTCGAAAAGACCGACGCACTCAAAGTCGTCCCGATCCCCGGCGGCCTGCGCTTGATCGGACGCAAACCCGGCGCGGCGGACATCCAAACTCCGTCCCGGCGCGTACGCGTCTCCGTCCTGGGGCAACGCCAGGCCGAAAGCCACCGCCTGCTCGAAGCCTGGGCCCGACGCAATCCGGGGCTGCGGGTCGAGATCGACCGTGGCGAAGTCGTCCTCGGTGGGCGCGCGTTTTCCCCCCGCAGCTGGCTCGGTATTCCCGAGGTCTGTCCGCGCTGCGAATTCGTCGCGCGTTTTGAAATTCCCATGGAGCGCGAGGACGATTTCCGCCGCGAACTGGGACGCCTGCTTCGCCGTCGCGCTTTACCCGAACCGGCTTTGCGCCTGCGGCCGCAGCTCGCGTGGTCCATCGCCAAAACGAAAGCCTCGGCGCCGCTGAAACAGCTCGGGAACGCCCTCGGGATCGATTTGATCGCCGAGGACGACGCCGTCGAGATCGCGCCTTTGGTCCGCACGCAGATTTTCGTCATGGAAGTCCGCCGCGAATTCACCCGGAAGTACGGCATCTCGTGGCCGGGCTCGATCAACGCGCAGGTCATTCCCGGCGGGGACACGACGTTGGCGCCGCTCGGATTTTCGGCCCAGGCGCTCGAAAACGAGGGTGTCGCCCGCGTGCTCGCGAGTCCCACGATCCTTTGCCGCTCGGGCGAACAGGCCGAATTCCTCGCGGGCGGCGAATTCCCGATCAAAATGTTGAACTACCACGCGCAGGACGTCGTCTGGAAAAAGTACGGCATCATGATGAAAGTGAAACCCAAAGCCGACCGCTGGGGTCGCATGAGCCTGACCTTAGAGACCGAGATTTCCTCCATCGATCCCTCGCGCACCGTCGATGGCGTGCCGGGACTGTTCACGAACCGGGTATCTTCGCACTTCGATCTCGAGGAAAGCGCGACCATCGCAATCTCGGGCCTGATCAAGAACGAAGACGGCAAAGCCCTGCAGGGTCTACCCGGACTGGCGCGACTGCCGATCCTGGGCGCGCTCTTCGGCTCGCACGAATTTCGTGAAAACCGCACCGAGCTCGTGATCTTCGTGCGGCCCGAGGTCGTCGACCTCAAAGCCGAACGGAGCGAGGGCAAATGA
- a CDS encoding hybrid sensor histidine kinase/response regulator, translated as MDKQTILCVDDEIDNLDALERIFRAKYRVLRAASGPEALKLLDQNQGLVSVIITDQRMPEMTGVEFLQKALEKSPGSVRILLTGYTDMDSVVSAINNGQIYRYLNKPWDPVDLMHTVDKAVERYLMSNELAAKNAALSKALGELQVLDQAKNQFMILINHELKTPLTSILSFVDLLRETKLDDEQALCATRIKKSAERLKELVDDVLLVVASEMKTLKLNVQPFDLSGYRHVLKEDQSKLLDKKGSQIAFQFPDKKIIGDTGLLTQVLSRLVHNSIKYGLDGAPITIKAEIVQPHRLKISVFNQGSSIPDNVREKILRPFFIDEDVMHHSTGTGLGLTVCQSILKAHGSRLELLNRDQGVEASFEIACL; from the coding sequence ATGGATAAACAGACTATTCTTTGTGTGGACGATGAAATTGATAACCTGGACGCCCTGGAACGCATATTCCGCGCCAAATACAGGGTTTTAAGGGCGGCTTCCGGCCCCGAGGCGCTCAAGCTTCTCGACCAAAATCAAGGTCTGGTTTCGGTGATCATTACCGATCAGCGCATGCCGGAAATGACGGGCGTCGAGTTTTTGCAAAAGGCCCTCGAGAAAAGTCCAGGCTCCGTGCGCATCCTGCTAACCGGTTACACGGACATGGATTCCGTCGTGTCGGCGATCAACAACGGACAGATTTATCGTTACCTCAACAAGCCTTGGGATCCGGTCGACCTCATGCACACGGTCGACAAGGCGGTCGAGCGTTACCTGATGTCGAACGAGCTTGCGGCGAAAAACGCCGCGCTCTCGAAGGCGCTCGGCGAATTGCAAGTTCTGGATCAAGCGAAGAACCAGTTCATGATCTTGATCAACCATGAGCTGAAGACTCCGCTGACTTCCATCCTGAGCTTCGTCGATCTTTTGCGTGAGACGAAACTCGACGACGAGCAAGCTCTTTGCGCGACGCGGATCAAAAAATCCGCGGAACGACTGAAGGAGCTTGTCGACGACGTCCTTCTCGTCGTGGCCAGCGAAATGAAAACTTTGAAGTTGAACGTGCAGCCCTTCGACCTGAGCGGTTACCGTCACGTCCTGAAGGAAGATCAGTCGAAACTGCTCGACAAAAAAGGTTCGCAAATCGCGTTCCAATTTCCCGACAAAAAGATCATCGGCGATACGGGACTGCTCACGCAGGTGCTGTCGCGCCTCGTGCACAACTCGATCAAGTACGGACTCGATGGCGCGCCCATCACGATCAAAGCCGAAATCGTGCAGCCCCACCGCTTGAAAATTTCGGTCTTCAATCAGGGCTCCTCGATTCCGGACAATGTCCGCGAAAAGATCCTGCGCCCGTTTTTCATCGATGAAGACGTCATGCACCACTCCACCGGAACGGGCTTAGGGCTCACCGTCTGCCAATCCATCTTGAAAGCGCACGGAAGCCGTCTTGAGCTTCTGAACCGCGATCAGGGTGTGGAGGCTTCCTTCGAGATCGCCTGCCTGTAA